In one window of Candidatus Cloacimonadota bacterium DNA:
- a CDS encoding magnesium transporter CorA family protein, whose protein sequence is MIEVYKAIDNKLTKIGVEKIAEKDSWIYIVSPTSEEIENITKKFNVPKDFLEDPLDYNESPRIEIEDGVTLIIIQTPYYDEDDEYIKFKTLPLGIIFTKECLITVSSKKDDVLQNFIRGRVKKFSTSKRNRLTLQILSKTSTVYLNYLKRISKITNDIEYRLEKSMKNDELMDFLDLQKSLVYFTTSLRANEAVMEKLYRIGLLTKFEEDKDYLEDMMVDNKQALEMTNIHSNILRSTMDAFASMISNNLNAVMKFLTSVTIILMIPTLIASIYGMNIKLPFARSSHAFAITIGASIVFSLIGVFIFIKRKWF, encoded by the coding sequence ATGATTGAAGTATATAAAGCAATTGATAATAAGTTAACAAAAATTGGGGTTGAAAAAATTGCAGAAAAGGATTCTTGGATATATATAGTATCGCCTACTTCTGAAGAAATTGAAAATATCACAAAAAAATTTAATGTCCCAAAGGATTTTTTAGAAGATCCCTTAGATTACAATGAAAGTCCTCGTATAGAAATAGAAGATGGTGTAACATTAATTATTATTCAAACTCCATATTATGATGAAGACGATGAATATATAAAATTTAAAACACTTCCCCTAGGTATCATATTTACAAAAGAATGTTTAATAACTGTATCCTCCAAAAAAGATGATGTGCTCCAAAATTTCATAAGAGGTAGAGTAAAAAAATTCTCAACATCCAAGAGGAATAGATTAACCCTTCAAATATTATCAAAAACCTCAACAGTCTATCTAAACTATCTTAAGAGAATTAGCAAAATTACCAATGATATTGAGTATAGATTAGAAAAATCTATGAAGAACGACGAGTTGATGGATTTTCTTGATCTACAAAAAAGTTTAGTATATTTTACTACTTCTTTACGTGCCAACGAAGCAGTGATGGAAAAATTATACCGCATTGGGCTTTTAACAAAATTTGAGGAAGATAAAGATTACCTGGAAGATATGATGGTTGATAACAAACAGGCATTGGAAATGACCAATATACATTCTAATATTCTCAGAAGCACAATGGATGCTTTTGCTTCTATGATATCTAATAACTTGAATGCAGTGATGAAATTCTTGACTTCTGTTACAATTATTCTAATGATTCCAACATTAATTGCAAGCATTTATGGAATGAATATAAAACTCCCTTTTGCCAGATCTTCCCATGCTTTTGCAATAACAATTGGTGCATCAATCGTTTTCTCTTTAATAGGCGTGTTTATATTTATAAAGAGGAAATGGTTCTAA
- the lgt gene encoding prolipoprotein diacylglyceryl transferase, with protein sequence MIKFPNFNPTIVKIGPFTIQWYALMYIISFVIGYFLLKKFYKERNVKIIKSDYENLFFYIMLGVIIGGRFGYVLFYNLKECIRNPLEIIAVWHGGMSFHGGMICSIFFGYLFCKKHKYNFYKLADPTVVVAPIGLALGRFGNFINGELYGRPTNLPWGMIYPGEDFARHPSQLYELFLEGVLLFVILLFLIRKKLRNGFIFWSFIFLYGLFRFLVEFVRQPDPQLGFIISFLTMGQILSLLMIIAAIIGFISIRKNPYLIHNKNKV encoded by the coding sequence ATGATAAAATTTCCAAATTTTAATCCAACCATTGTAAAGATAGGTCCGTTCACAATTCAATGGTATGCACTGATGTATATTATCTCATTTGTTATTGGATATTTCTTATTGAAAAAGTTTTATAAAGAAAGAAATGTGAAAATTATAAAATCTGATTATGAAAATCTTTTTTTCTATATAATGTTAGGAGTCATTATTGGCGGACGGTTTGGTTATGTTTTATTTTACAATTTAAAAGAATGCATCAGGAATCCACTCGAAATCATTGCTGTATGGCATGGTGGGATGTCATTTCATGGCGGGATGATTTGCTCAATATTTTTTGGCTATCTTTTCTGCAAAAAACATAAATACAATTTCTATAAATTAGCTGACCCAACAGTAGTTGTTGCCCCAATTGGATTGGCATTGGGACGATTTGGAAATTTCATTAATGGCGAACTTTATGGTCGTCCAACTAATCTGCCCTGGGGTATGATTTATCCGGGAGAAGATTTTGCACGCCATCCTTCACAATTATATGAACTTTTTTTAGAAGGTGTTTTATTATTTGTCATTCTCTTATTTCTTATTAGAAAGAAATTAAGAAACGGCTTCATTTTCTGGAGTTTTATCTTCCTTTATGGACTTTTTAGGTTTTTAGTTGAGTTTGTACGCCAGCCAGACCCACAACTTGGGTTTATAATTAGTTTTCTAACAATGGGACAAATTTTAAGCTTGTTGATGATTATAGCTGCAATTATTGGATTTATCTCAATTAGAAAAAATCCCTATTTGATACATAACAAAAATAAAGTATGA